The following are from one region of the Camelus dromedarius isolate mCamDro1 chromosome 16, mCamDro1.pat, whole genome shotgun sequence genome:
- the ALDOC gene encoding fructose-bisphosphate aldolase C: protein MPNSYPALSAEQKKELSDIALRIVAPGKGILAADESVGSMAKRLSQIGVENTEENRRLYRQVLFSADDRVKKCIGGVIFFHETFYQKDDNGVPFVRTIQDKGIVVGIKVDKGVVPLAGTDGETTTQGLDGLSERCAQYKKDGADFAKWRCVLKISERTPSALAILENANVLARYASICQQNGIVPIVEPEILPDGDHDLKRCQYVTEKVLAAVYKALSDHHVYLEGTLLKPNMVTPGHACPIKYSPEEIAMATVTALRRTVPPAVPGVTFLSGGQSEEEASLNLNAINRCPLPRPWALTFSYGRALQASALNAWRGQWDNAGAATEEFIKRAEVNGLAAQGKYEGGGEDGGAAAQSLFVANHAY, encoded by the exons ATGCCCAACTCGTACCCAGCCCTTTCTGCTGAGCAGAAAAAGGAGTTGTCTGACATTGCCCTCCGGATTGTAGCCCCAGGCAAAGGCATTCTTGCTGCAGATGAATCTGTAG GCAGCATGGCCAAGCGGCTGAGCCAAATTGGGGTGGAGAACACGGAGGAGAACCGCCGGTTGTACCGCCAGGTCTTATTCAGTGCTGATGACCGTGTGAAGAAGTGCATTGGAGGTGTCATCTTTTTCCATGAGACATTCTACCAGAAAGATGATAATGGGGTCCCCTTCGTCCGTACCATCCAGGATAAGGGCATTGTCGTGGGCATCAAG GTTGACAAGGGTGTAGTGCCTCTAGCTGGGACTGATGGAGAAACCACCACTCAAG GGTTGGATGGGCTCTCGGAACGCTGTGCCCAGTACAAGAAGGATGGCGCTGACTTTGCCAAGTGGCGCTGCGTGCTGAAAATCAGTGAGCGCACACCCTCAGCACTTGCCATTCTGGAGAATGCCAATGTGCTGGCCCGCTATGCCAGTATCTGCCAGCag AATGGGATTGTGCCTATTGTGGAACCAGAAATCCTGCCTGATGGAGACCATGACCTCAAACGCTGCCAGTATGTTACAGAGAAG GTCCTGGCTGCAGTGTACAAGGCCCTGAGTGACCATCACGTGTACCTGGAGGGGACCCTGCTCAAGCCCAACATGGTGACTCCCGGCCATGCCTGTCCCATTAAGTATAGCCCAGAGGAGATCGCCATGGCAACTGTCACTGCCCTGCGTCGCACTGTGCCCCCAGCTGTCCCAG GGGTGACCTTCCTGTCTGGGGGTCAGAGTGAAGAGGAGGCATCTCTCAACCTCAATGCTATCAACCGCTGCCCCCTTCCCCGGCCCTGGGCCCTCACCTTCTCCTATGGGCGTGCTCTGCAGGCGTCTGCCCTCAATGCCTGGCGAGGGCAATGGGACAATGCTGGGGCCGCCACTGAGGAATTCATCAAGAGGGCCGAG GTGAATGGGCTTGCGGCCCAGGGCAAATATGAAGGCGGCGGAGAAGATGGTGGAGCGGCAGCACAGTCCCTCTTTGTTGCCAACCATGCCTACTGA
- the PIGS gene encoding GPI transamidase component PIG-S gives MAAAGAAATDLEVVRGKRAALFFAAVAIVLGLPLWWKTTETYRAPLPYSQIRGLNSLQLRLMVPVTVVFTQESVPLDDQEKLPFTVVHEREIPLKYKLKIKCRFQKAYRRALDHEEEALSLGSIQEAETMLAEPPEQAEGSLTVYVISEHSSVLPQDMMSYIGPKRMAVVRGIIHREAFNIIGRRILQVAQAMSLTEDVLAAALADHLPEDKWSSDKRRPLKSSLGYEITFSLLNPDPKSHDVHWDIEGAVRHYVQPFLNALSAAGNFSVDSQILYYAVLGVNPRFDPASSSYYLAAHSLPHVINPVESRLGSSAASLYPVLNFLLYVPELAHSPLYIQDKDGAPVATNAFHSPRWGGIMVYNVDPKAYNASELPVRVDVDMVRVMEVFLAQLRLLFGIAQPQVPPKCLFSGPKNEGLMTWELDRLLWARSVENLATATTTLTSLAQLLGKISNIVIKDDVASEVYRAVAAVQKAAEELASGHLASAFVASQEAVTSSERAFFDPSLLHLLYFPDDQKFAIYIPLFLPMAVPILLSLFKIFRETRKSWKKPEKID, from the exons ATGGCGGCCGCCGGGGCTGCAGCAACAGATCTAG AGGTGGTCCGAGGCAAGCGCGCCGCACTCTTCTTCGCTGCGGTGGCCATCGTGCTGGGGCTACCGCTCTGGTGGAAGACCACGGAGACCTACCGGGCCCCGTTGCCTTACTCCCAGATTAGAGGGCTGAATTCCTTGCAG CTCCGGCTCATGGTGCCAGTTACCGTCGTGTTTACCCAGGAGTCAGTGCCCTTGGACGACCAGGAAAAGCTGCCCTTCACCGTTGTGCATGAGAGAGAGATCCCTCTGAAGT aCAAGTTGAAAATCAAATGCCGTTTCCAGAAGGCCTATCGGAGGGCTTTGGACCATGAGGAAGAAGCCCTGTCATTGGGCAGCATACAAG AGGCAGAAACCATGTTGGCTGAGCCACCGGAACAAGCAGAGGGCTCCCTGACTGTGTATGTGATCTCTGAACACTCCTCAGTTCTCCCCCAG GATATGATGAGCTACATTGGGCCCAAGAGGATGGCAGTTGTGCGGGGGATAATACACCGCGAGGCCTTTAACATCATTGGCCGCCGCATACTCCAGGTAGCCCAGGCCATGTCTTTGACTGAGGATGTGCTTGCTGCGGCCCTGGCTGACCACCTTCCAGAGGACAAGTGGAGCTCTGATAAGAGGCGGCCTCTCAAGTCCAGCTTGG GCTATGAAATCACCTTCAGTTTACTGAACCCCGACCCCAAGTCCCATGACGTCCACTGGGACATCGAGGGGGCTGTCCGGCACTATGTGCAGCCCTTCCTGAATGCCCTCAGTGCTGCGGGCAACTTCTCTGTAGATTCTCAG ATCCTTTACTACGCAGTGTTGGGGGTAAACCCCCGCTTTGACCCAGCGTCCTCCAGCTACTACTTGGCCGCACACAGCCTCCCCCATGTCATCAACCCAGTGGAGTCCCGGCTCG GATCCAGCGCTGCCTCCCTTTACCCTGTGCTCAACTTTCTACTCTATGTACCTGAGCTGGCCCACTCCCCCCTGTACATTCAGGACAAGGATGGGGCTCCAGTGGCCACCAACGCCTTCCACAGTCCCCGCTGGGGTGGCATTATG GTTTACAATGTGGACCCCAAAGCCTACAATGCCTCGGAGCTGCCAGTGAGAGTCGATGTGGACATGGTGCGAGTGATGGAGGTGTTCCTGGCTCAGTTGCG GCTGCTCTTTGGGATTGCTCAGCCCCAGGTGCCTCCAAAATGCCTGTTTTCAGGGCCTAAGAATGAAGGGCTGATGACCTGGGAGCTAGATCGGCTGCTCTGGGCTCGGTCAGTGGAGAACCTGGCCACAGCCACCACCACTCTCACTTCCCTGGCCCAGCTTCTGGGCAAGATCAGCAACATTGTCATCAAGGACGATGTGGCATCTGAG GTGTACAGGGCTGTAGCTGCAGTCCAGAAGGCAGCGGAGGAGTTGGCTTCTGGGCACCTGGCATCCGCCTTTGTTGCCAGCCAGGAAGCTGTGACATCTTCAGAGCGTGCCTTTTTTGATCCTTCGCTCCTCCACCTCCTCTATTTCCCTGATGACCAGAAGTTTGCCATCTACATCCCACTCTTCCTGCCTATGGCTGTGCCCATCCTTTTGTCCCTGTTCAAGATCTTCCGGGAGACTCGCAAGTCCTGGAAAAAGCCAGAGAAGATAGACTGA
- the UNC119 gene encoding protein unc-119 homolog A: MKVKGGGRAGTGVEPAPGASGPSVDPKPEPQAESESGSESELEAGPGPRLGPLQRKPPIGPEDVLGLQRITGDYLCSPEENIYKIDFVRFKIRDMDSGTVLFEIKKPPASERLPVNLRDLDPNAGRFVRYQFTPAFLRLRQVGATVEFTVGDKPVNNFRMIERHYFRNQLLKSFDFHFGFCIPSSKNTCEHIYDFPPLSEELINEMIRHPYETQSDSFYFVDDRLVMHNKADYSYSGTP, encoded by the exons ATGAAGGTGAAGGGTGGCGGCAGGGCCGGGACGGGGGTGGAGCCCGCTCCAGGGGCCTCGGGCCCTAGCGTGGACCCCAAACCGGAGCCGCAGGCGGAATCCGAATCCGGGTCCGAGTCGGAGCTGGAGGCAGGCCCCGGGCCCAGGCTGGGGCCGCTGCAGAGGAAACCGCCGATTGGGCCGGAGGACGTGCTGGGGCTGCAGCGGATCACGGGTG ACTACCTGTGCTCCCCTGAGGAAAATATCTACAAGATTGACTTCGTCAGGTTCAAGATTCGGGACATGGATTCAGGCACTGTCCTTTTTGAAATCAAGAAGCCTCCAGCCTCAG AGCGGTTGCCCGTCAACCTGCGGGACCTGGACCCCAATGCTGGGCGCTTTGTCCGCTACCAGTTCACGCCTGCCTTCCTCCGCCTGAGGCAGGTGGGAGCCAC AGTGGAGTTCACAGTGGGAGACAAGCCTGTCAACAACTTCCGCATGATTGAGAGGCACTACTTCCGCAACCAGCTGCTCAAAAGCTTTGACTTCCACTTCGGCTTCTGCATCCCCAGCAGCAAGAACACCTGCGAGCACATCTATGACTTTCCCCCTCTCTCTGAGGAGCTGA TCAACGAGATGATCCGTCACCCCTATGAAACACAGTCTGACAGCTTCTACTTCGTGGATGACCGGCTGGTGATGCACAACAAAGCAGACTATTCCTACAGTGGGACGCCCTGA